From Cellulosimicrobium sp. ES-005, one genomic window encodes:
- a CDS encoding ABC transporter ATP-binding protein: protein MGRVQIEDTYDGSRPVRTVTRLFAPQRGRLAAAALAFAVKHSPVWVIPALTATVIDVVVEHRPLRELWVTGAVMLGVVAQNLPLHTLYVRWLSTAVRTVENGLRMALSRRLQELSIGYHRRVSAGVLQAKIVRDVENVVEASRTTFDSGMAALTTLVGAVVLTAVRVPEFLVIFALTVPAAAWLVVAMRRRMTTRNAAFRAEVENMSARVAEMTHLIPVTRAHALEERELDRMGSVLHRVREAGIRLDVVNGRFGALSWIVFQVLSVAGLVGAAWVAWTQTFAVSPGDVVMLSSYFVTLTASVTGLLSLAPIVTKGLESVRSMGEVLGEPDVERNAGKRVLDHVEGRVAFEDVTFAYDDVPAPGEEPALAVDHLSLSARPGETVALVGASGSGKSTVLNMVIGFLAPTSGRVLVDGVDTATVDLRSYRRFLAVVPQESILFEGSVRDNVTYGSPELTDAAVEQALRDANAWDFVTEMGGLDAVIGQRGGRLSGGQRQRLAIARALVRDPRVLVLDEATSALDTTSERLVQEALGRLMRGRTTFVVAHRLSTVRGADRIVVMDHGRVVEVGSHDELVAAGGAYAQMHAAPAA, encoded by the coding sequence ATGGGGCGCGTGCAGATCGAGGACACCTACGACGGCTCCCGACCCGTCCGCACCGTCACCCGGCTCTTCGCGCCCCAGCGCGGGCGGCTCGCCGCCGCGGCGCTCGCGTTCGCCGTCAAGCACTCGCCCGTGTGGGTGATCCCGGCGCTCACGGCGACGGTGATCGACGTCGTCGTCGAGCACCGGCCGCTGCGCGAGCTGTGGGTCACGGGCGCGGTCATGCTCGGCGTCGTCGCGCAGAACCTGCCGCTGCACACGCTCTACGTGCGGTGGCTCTCGACCGCCGTGCGCACGGTCGAGAACGGGCTGCGCATGGCGCTCTCGCGCCGCCTGCAGGAGCTGTCGATCGGCTACCACCGCCGCGTGAGCGCGGGCGTGCTCCAGGCCAAGATCGTGCGCGACGTCGAGAACGTCGTCGAGGCGTCGCGCACCACGTTCGACTCCGGCATGGCCGCGCTCACGACGCTCGTCGGCGCGGTCGTGCTGACGGCCGTGCGCGTCCCGGAGTTCCTCGTGATCTTCGCGCTCACCGTGCCCGCGGCGGCCTGGCTCGTCGTCGCGATGCGCCGCCGCATGACCACCCGCAACGCGGCGTTCCGGGCCGAGGTGGAGAACATGTCCGCGCGCGTCGCCGAGATGACGCACCTGATCCCCGTGACGCGCGCGCACGCGCTCGAGGAGCGCGAGCTCGACCGCATGGGCTCGGTGCTGCACCGCGTGCGCGAGGCGGGGATCCGGCTCGACGTCGTCAACGGCCGGTTCGGCGCGCTGTCCTGGATCGTGTTCCAGGTGCTCTCCGTCGCGGGGCTCGTCGGCGCGGCGTGGGTCGCGTGGACGCAGACGTTCGCGGTGTCCCCCGGCGACGTCGTCATGCTGTCGAGCTACTTCGTCACGCTCACCGCGTCCGTGACGGGGCTGCTGAGCCTCGCTCCGATCGTCACGAAGGGCCTGGAGTCCGTGCGGTCCATGGGCGAGGTGCTGGGCGAGCCCGACGTCGAGCGCAACGCCGGCAAGCGCGTGCTCGACCACGTCGAGGGCCGCGTCGCGTTCGAGGACGTCACGTTCGCGTACGACGACGTCCCCGCGCCGGGCGAGGAGCCCGCCCTCGCGGTCGACCACCTCTCCCTGTCGGCACGGCCCGGCGAGACCGTCGCGCTGGTCGGGGCCTCGGGGTCGGGCAAGTCGACCGTGCTCAACATGGTCATCGGGTTCCTCGCGCCGACGTCGGGGCGCGTCCTCGTCGACGGCGTGGACACCGCGACCGTCGACCTGCGCTCCTACCGCCGGTTCCTCGCCGTCGTGCCGCAGGAGTCGATCCTGTTCGAGGGGTCCGTCCGCGACAACGTCACCTACGGCAGCCCGGAGCTCACCGACGCGGCCGTCGAGCAGGCGCTGCGCGACGCGAACGCGTGGGACTTCGTCACCGAGATGGGCGGCCTCGACGCCGTGATCGGCCAGCGCGGCGGGCGGCTCTCCGGCGGTCAGCGCCAGCGCCTCGCCATCGCCCGCGCCCTCGTGCGCGACCCGCGCGTGCTCGTCCTCGACGAGGCGACGTCGGCCCTCGACACGACGTCGGAACGGCTCGTGCAGGAGGCGCTCGGGCGGCTCATGCGCGGTCGCACGACG